From a single Entelurus aequoreus isolate RoL-2023_Sb linkage group LG12, RoL_Eaeq_v1.1, whole genome shotgun sequence genomic region:
- the LOC133662309 gene encoding eukaryotic initiation factor 4A-I-like has translation MSADNDNRDNGPEGMEPDGIIESNWHEIVDGFDEMSLREDLLRGIYAYGFEKPSAIQQRAILPCIKGYDVIAQAQSGTGKTATFAISILQQINMSLKGTQALVLAPTRELAQQIQKVVLALGDYIGSSCYACIGGTSIRSEVQKLQAESPHIVVGTPGRVFDMLTRKNLSSKHIRMFVLDEADEMLSRGFKDQIYEIFQKLPSNTQVVLLSATMPADVLEVTKKFMREPIRILVKKEELTLEGIRQFYVNVEKEEWKLETLCDLYETLTITQAVIFINTRRKVDWLTEKMHSKDFTVSAMHGDMDQKERDLIMREFRSGSSRVLITTDLLARGIDVQQVSLVINYDLPTNRENYIHRIGRGGRFGRKGVAINMVTEDDKRTLRDIETFYNTTIEEMPMNVADLI, from the exons ATGTCCGCTGACAACGATAATAG agacaatggCCCAGAGGGCATGGAGCCAGATGGCATCATTGAG AGCAACTGGCATGAAATTGTTGATGGTTTTGATGAGATGAGCCTGCGTGAGGATCTGCTCCGGGGAATTTATGCCTACGGTTTCGAGAAGCCTTCTGCCATCCAGCAGAGAGCCATTCTTCCTTGTATCAAGG GTTATGATGTGATTGCTCAGGCCCAGTCTGGAACTGGAAAGACTGCCACCTTTGCCATTTCCATTCTCCAGCAGATCAACATGTCCCTGAAGGGCACCCAGGCTCTGGTATTGGCCCCTACCAGGGAGCTGGCTCAACAG ATTCAGAAAGTGGTGTTGGCTCTAGGCGACTACATTGGCTCCAGCTGCTACGCCTGCATTGGAGGAACAAGCATTCGAAGCGAAGTCCAGAAGCTGCAGGCAGAGTCCCCCCACATCGTGGTGGGTACCCCAGGCCGAGTCTTTGACATGTTGACCCGCAAAAACCTCT CTTCCAAACACATCAGGATGTTTGTGCTGGACGAGGCCGACGAAATGCTCAGTCGAGGCTTCAAAGACCAGATCTACGAGATCTTCCAAAAACTGCCGTCCAACACGCAG GTTGTCTTACTTTCGGCCACCATGCCAGCCGACGTCTTAGAGGTCACAAAGAAGTTCATGCGTGAGCCCATTCGTATCCTTGTCAAGAAGGAAGAGCTGACCCTGGAGGGTATTCGCCAGTTCTACGTCAACGTGGAGAAAGAG GAGTGGAAGCTGGAAACGCTGTGCGATCTCTATGAAACCCTGACTATTACGCAAGCCGTCATCTTCATCAACACCAGGAGGAAAGTGGACTGGCTCACAGAAAAGATGCACTCAAAGGACTTCACCGTGTCtgctatg CATGGTGATATGGACCAGAAAGAGAGAGACTTAATCATGAGGGAATTCCGTTCAGGCTCGAGTCGAGTCCTCATCACCACGGACCTTCTG GCTCGCGGTATCGATGTGCAGCAGGTATCGCTCGTCATCAACTATGACCTTCCGACCAACCGGGAGAACTACATCCACAG GATTGGCCGTGGTGGTCGTTTTGGTCGTAAGGGCGTCGCCATCAACATGGTGACCGAGGATGATAAACGCACACTGCGGGACATCGAGACCTTCTATAACACCACCATCGAGGAGATGCCCATGAATGTGGCCGATCTTatctaa